One region of Hoeflea sp. 108 genomic DNA includes:
- the fabF gene encoding beta-ketoacyl-ACP synthase II: MRRIVVTGMGLVGPLGSGAEISWKRLLDGKSGIRSLPDEISNDLPVKIGGIVPSQIEDSEAGFDPDLIVDAKDQRKMDRFILFALAAAKEALETAGWHPTSDYERERTATIIASGIGGFPAIASAVRITDTRGARRLSPFTVPSFLANLAAGQATIRYGFTGPIGTPVTACAASVQAIGDAARLIRSNEADIALCGGAEACIDKVSLGAFAAARALSTGYNTTPELASRPFDTERDGFVMSEGAGLIVIEELEHALARGAKPIAELVGYGTSADAHHMTAGPEDGRGAARAMEIALQSAGLKAIDIQHLNAHSTSTPVGDRGEIAAIKSVFGNHDVAVSATKSATGHLLGAAGGIEAIFTILALRDQIAPPTRNLENPDPVAAGIDLVHQSARPILMEHAISNGFGFGGVNASVAFRRWQ, encoded by the coding sequence ATGCGTCGAATTGTTGTGACCGGCATGGGTTTAGTCGGCCCCCTTGGTTCCGGGGCTGAAATAAGCTGGAAAAGACTCCTTGACGGGAAATCGGGAATTAGGAGTTTGCCCGATGAAATCTCCAACGATCTGCCGGTGAAAATCGGGGGAATCGTTCCTAGCCAGATTGAAGATTCCGAAGCCGGTTTCGATCCCGATTTGATCGTTGACGCAAAGGATCAACGAAAAATGGATCGCTTCATTCTGTTTGCACTTGCGGCCGCGAAGGAGGCTCTTGAAACGGCGGGATGGCATCCCACAAGCGACTACGAACGTGAGCGCACGGCGACAATTATCGCCTCTGGTATAGGCGGGTTTCCTGCAATCGCTTCGGCAGTTCGCATAACGGATACACGGGGAGCACGGAGGCTCTCACCCTTTACCGTGCCATCGTTCCTCGCCAACCTCGCGGCAGGACAGGCTACCATTAGGTATGGATTTACAGGCCCAATTGGCACGCCTGTAACCGCCTGCGCTGCCAGCGTTCAGGCCATCGGCGACGCCGCGCGGCTGATACGCTCCAACGAGGCGGATATCGCTCTGTGCGGCGGAGCAGAAGCTTGTATTGACAAGGTTAGTCTCGGGGCATTTGCCGCCGCGCGAGCACTATCCACCGGCTACAATACTACCCCGGAACTGGCGTCGAGGCCGTTCGACACCGAGCGCGATGGTTTCGTAATGTCTGAAGGGGCGGGTCTGATCGTCATAGAAGAATTAGAACATGCCCTCGCTCGGGGTGCCAAGCCCATAGCGGAATTGGTGGGATACGGCACAAGCGCCGATGCACATCATATGACTGCCGGTCCAGAGGACGGCCGAGGCGCGGCCCGTGCGATGGAAATTGCACTCCAGAGTGCCGGGTTGAAGGCAATCGATATTCAACATTTGAACGCTCATTCGACCTCCACCCCCGTAGGAGATCGAGGAGAAATTGCCGCGATAAAATCCGTGTTTGGCAATCATGATGTGGCCGTAAGCGCCACGAAATCGGCGACGGGGCACCTACTTGGTGCCGCAGGTGGTATTGAGGCAATCTTCACGATACTCGCCCTACGGGATCAAATCGCTCCCCCCACGAGAAACTTAGAAAACCCCGATCCTGTTGCCGCAGGTATCGACCTAGTTCACCAATCTGCGCGGCCCATTCTCATGGAACATGCCATTTCCAACGGATTCGGCTTTGGCGGCGTTAATGCAAGTGTCGCTTTCCGGCGATGGCAATAA
- the tetR(G) gene encoding tetracycline resistance transcriptional repressor TetR(G), whose translation MTKLDKGTVIAAALELLNEVGMDNLTTRKLAERLKVQQPALYWHFQNKRALLDALAEAMLTERHTRSLPEENEDWRLFLKENAQSFRTALLYYRDGARIHAGTRPTEPNFGAAETQIRFLCAAGFGPKHAVWALRAVSHYVVGSVLEQQASDADERVPDRPDVSEQAPSSFLHDLFHELETDGMDAAFNFGLNSLIAGFERLRSSTTD comes from the coding sequence ATGACCAAACTGGACAAGGGCACCGTGATCGCAGCGGCGCTGGAGCTGCTGAACGAGGTTGGCATGGACAACCTGACGACGCGAAAGCTCGCTGAACGCCTCAAGGTTCAGCAGCCTGCGCTTTACTGGCATTTCCAGAACAAGCGCGCGCTGCTTGACGCACTGGCCGAGGCAATGCTGACGGAACGCCACACCCGCTCGCTACCCGAAGAGAACGAAGACTGGCGGCTATTCCTGAAAGAGAACGCCCAGAGTTTCAGAACGGCGTTGCTCTATTATCGCGACGGGGCGCGCATCCATGCCGGCACTCGACCGACAGAACCGAATTTTGGCGCTGCCGAGACACAAATACGCTTTCTCTGCGCGGCGGGCTTTGGTCCGAAGCACGCTGTTTGGGCGCTCCGGGCGGTCAGTCACTATGTGGTCGGTTCCGTTCTCGAGCAGCAGGCATCTGATGCCGATGAGAGAGTTCCGGACAGGCCAGATGTGTCCGAGCAAGCACCGTCGTCCTTCCTGCACGATCTGTTTCACGAGTTGGAAACAGACGGCATGGATGCTGCGTTCAACTTCGGACTCAACAGCCTCATCGCGGGTTTCGAGCGGCTGCGTTCATCTACAACAGATTAG
- a CDS encoding VirB3 family type IV secretion system protein, whose amino-acid sequence MAGGLEQLDAVPGFTIPVHRALTEHILLGGAPRAIAIMNGTLAGAVGLGLRLWLVGIAIWAIGHFAAVWAAKRDPQFVEVGRQHIRIPAFLSV is encoded by the coding sequence ATGGCGGGCGGCCTCGAACAGCTCGACGCGGTGCCGGGCTTCACGATCCCCGTCCATCGGGCGCTGACCGAGCATATCCTGCTCGGCGGCGCTCCCCGCGCCATCGCCATCATGAACGGCACGCTGGCCGGGGCCGTGGGCCTCGGCCTGCGCCTCTGGCTTGTCGGCATCGCCATCTGGGCCATCGGGCATTTCGCGGCCGTGTGGGCGGCGAAACGCGATCCCCAATTCGTCGAGGTCGGGCGGCAGCATATCCGCATCCCGGCTTTTCTGTCGGTGTGA
- the tet(G) gene encoding tetracycline efflux MFS transporter Tet(G) — MRSSAIIALLIVSLDAMGLGLIMPVLPTLLRELVPAEQVAGHYGALLSLYALMQVIFAPVLGQFSDAYGRRPVLLASLAGAAVDYTIMASAPVLWVLYIGRLVSGITGATGAVAASTIADSTGEGSRARWFGYMGACYGAGMIAGPALGGMLGGISAHTPFIAAALLNGFAFLLACIFLKETHRSHGGTGKPVRIKPFVLFRLDDTLRGLAALFAVFFIIQLIGQVPAALWVIYGEDRFQWDTTTVGLSLAAFGATHAIFQAFVTGPLSGRLGERRTLLFGMAADATGFILLAFATQGWMVFPILLLLAAGGVGMPALQAMLSNNVSSNKQGALQGTLTSLTNLSSIAGPLGFTALYSATIGAWNGWVWIVGAILYLICLPILRRPFATSL; from the coding sequence GTGCGCAGCTCTGCCATCATCGCCCTGCTGATCGTCAGTCTCGACGCCATGGGACTCGGCCTCATCATGCCGGTCCTTCCGACGCTTCTGCGCGAGCTTGTGCCGGCGGAGCAGGTCGCTGGTCACTATGGTGCCTTGCTGTCACTCTATGCGTTGATGCAGGTCATCTTCGCGCCCGTGCTTGGACAATTTTCAGATGCTTACGGTCGGCGTCCGGTGCTTCTGGCTTCCCTTGCGGGAGCCGCAGTCGATTACACGATTATGGCATCAGCGCCGGTCTTATGGGTGCTCTATATCGGCCGGCTCGTCTCCGGCATCACGGGCGCAACCGGAGCTGTAGCTGCCTCAACCATTGCGGATTCGACTGGGGAAGGTTCTCGCGCACGCTGGTTCGGCTACATGGGGGCCTGTTATGGGGCAGGCATGATTGCCGGGCCAGCACTTGGTGGTATGCTCGGTGGTATTTCTGCCCATACTCCGTTTATCGCCGCTGCCCTTCTCAACGGCTTCGCGTTCCTGCTTGCCTGCATTTTTCTCAAGGAGACTCATCGCAGCCATGGCGGGACCGGAAAGCCGGTTCGCATCAAACCATTCGTTCTGTTCCGGCTGGATGATACATTGCGCGGGCTAGCTGCGCTTTTCGCAGTTTTCTTCATCATTCAACTGATCGGCCAAGTGCCTGCGGCTCTATGGGTCATCTATGGCGAGGACCGTTTTCAGTGGGACACCACGACTGTTGGTTTGTCGCTTGCGGCGTTTGGAGCAACACATGCGATCTTCCAAGCGTTTGTTACCGGCCCGCTTTCAGGCCGGCTTGGAGAGCGGCGTACGCTACTCTTTGGCATGGCTGCGGATGCGACTGGCTTCATTCTTCTGGCTTTTGCCACGCAGGGATGGATGGTGTTCCCGATTTTGTTGCTGCTTGCCGCCGGAGGTGTTGGCATGCCGGCCTTGCAGGCAATGCTCTCAAACAATGTCAGCAGTAACAAGCAAGGAGCTTTACAGGGAACGCTTACAAGCCTCACCAATCTAAGCTCTATCGCGGGACCGCTTGGCTTCACGGCACTCTATTCTGCTACCATAGGAGCATGGAACGGTTGGGTTTGGATTGTCGGCGCGATTCTCTATTTAATATGTCTGCCAATACTACGCAGACCTTTCGCAACTTCATTGTGA
- a CDS encoding conjugal transfer protein TraG produces the protein MRGGRILWGQIAVVFTIVLVMTWAATQWVAFRLGFQPQLGNPWFELAGLPIYYPPAFFWWWFSFDAYAPTIFVEGGIIAVSGGFLAIAAAILMSIIRAREARNVATYGSARWAEHREIRAAGLLGPDGVVLGRHAQDYLRHDGPEHVLCFAPTRSGKGVGLVVPTLLTWPASAIVHDIKGENWTLTAGFRAKHGRVLLFDPTNLSSSAYNPLLEVRQGEWEVRDVQNIADILVDPEGSLDKRNHWEKTSHSLLVGAILHVLYAEKDKTLAGVANFLSDPRRPVEATLRAMMDTPHLGEAGVHPVIASSARELLNKSENERSGVLSTAMSFLGLYRDPVVARVTARCDWRIADLVGSRQPVTLYLVVPPSDINRTKPLIRLILNQIGRRLTEELTTSGKRHRLLLMLDEFPALGRLDFFESALAFMAGYGIKGFLIAQSLNQIERAYGPNNAILDNCHVRVSFATNDERTAKRVSDALGTATELRDSTNYAGHRLAPWLGHLMVSRQETARPLLTPGEIMQLPPTDEIVMVAGTPPIRATKARYFEDVRFQERILTPPDLVAAPLAPSPSADDWSGRVVAAESGSATDAADGTEDDPANAGIRREPELPEHEEVVAPPPSPEQEFEFLDDEPDVDAAKARAMRQRMRMVARQVAMNPDDGIDL, from the coding sequence TTGCGCGGAGGCCGAATCCTTTGGGGTCAGATCGCTGTCGTCTTCACCATCGTTCTGGTGATGACGTGGGCGGCGACGCAATGGGTAGCGTTCCGCCTTGGCTTCCAGCCCCAGCTTGGCAATCCATGGTTCGAGCTGGCGGGCCTGCCGATCTACTACCCGCCGGCCTTCTTCTGGTGGTGGTTTTCGTTCGACGCCTACGCGCCCACGATCTTCGTCGAGGGCGGCATCATCGCCGTATCGGGCGGCTTCCTCGCCATTGCCGCCGCCATCCTCATGTCGATCATCCGGGCACGGGAGGCGCGCAACGTTGCCACCTATGGCTCGGCCCGATGGGCCGAGCACAGAGAAATCCGCGCGGCCGGATTGCTCGGCCCCGATGGCGTCGTGCTTGGCCGTCATGCCCAAGACTATCTGCGCCATGACGGTCCCGAGCATGTCCTATGCTTCGCCCCGACGCGCAGCGGCAAAGGCGTGGGGCTGGTGGTGCCGACGCTGCTGACATGGCCGGCATCCGCCATCGTTCACGACATAAAGGGCGAGAACTGGACGCTGACAGCCGGCTTCCGCGCGAAGCATGGCCGCGTCCTGTTGTTCGATCCGACCAACCTGAGTTCGTCGGCGTACAACCCACTGCTGGAGGTGCGACAGGGCGAATGGGAAGTCCGCGACGTGCAGAATATCGCGGATATTCTGGTCGATCCCGAAGGCAGCCTCGACAAGCGCAACCATTGGGAAAAGACCAGCCATTCGTTGCTGGTCGGCGCGATCCTGCATGTTCTCTATGCGGAGAAGGACAAGACGCTGGCGGGCGTCGCCAACTTCCTGTCCGATCCCCGCCGCCCGGTCGAGGCGACCTTGCGCGCCATGATGGACACGCCGCATCTCGGCGAGGCCGGCGTTCATCCCGTCATCGCGTCGTCGGCCCGCGAGCTGTTGAACAAATCCGAGAACGAGCGGTCGGGCGTGCTCTCTACCGCCATGTCGTTCCTCGGCCTCTACCGCGATCCCGTGGTGGCGCGGGTAACGGCGCGCTGCGACTGGCGCATTGCCGATCTGGTCGGCAGCCGCCAGCCCGTCACGCTCTATCTGGTCGTGCCGCCGTCCGACATAAACCGCACCAAGCCGCTTATCCGCCTGATCCTCAACCAGATCGGCAGGCGGTTAACGGAGGAATTGACCACCTCCGGCAAGCGGCATCGGTTGCTGTTGATGCTGGACGAGTTTCCGGCGCTTGGCCGGCTCGACTTCTTTGAATCGGCGCTCGCCTTCATGGCGGGTTACGGCATCAAAGGCTTTCTGATTGCGCAGAGCCTCAATCAAATCGAGCGCGCCTATGGCCCGAACAACGCGATCCTCGACAACTGCCACGTCCGCGTCAGCTTCGCCACGAACGACGAAAGGACGGCGAAGCGTGTTTCAGACGCATTAGGCACCGCGACCGAGCTGCGCGACTCCACCAACTATGCAGGGCACCGCCTAGCCCCGTGGTTAGGTCACTTGATGGTGTCACGGCAGGAAACGGCCCGGCCGCTGCTCACGCCCGGCGAGATCATGCAGCTACCGCCCACCGATGAAATCGTCATGGTCGCGGGCACGCCGCCGATCCGGGCCACCAAAGCCCGCTATTTCGAGGATGTGCGGTTTCAGGAACGCATCCTGACCCCGCCCGATCTGGTCGCCGCTCCGCTGGCGCCCAGCCCATCCGCCGATGATTGGTCCGGCCGCGTGGTCGCGGCGGAAAGCGGTTCCGCGACCGACGCGGCAGACGGGACCGAGGACGATCCAGCCAATGCCGGCATCCGCCGCGAGCCGGAATTGCCCGAGCATGAGGAAGTCGTCGCCCCGCCGCCGTCGCCCGAACAGGAGTTCGAGTTTCTGGACGACGAGCCGGACGTTGACGCGGCCAAGGCCCGCGCCATGCGCCAGCGCATGAGGATGGTGGCGCGACAGGTGGCGATGAACCCCGATGATGGAATCGACCTTTGA
- a CDS encoding LysR family transcriptional regulator translates to MMTLVHTLAVAEYLNFRHAANALGVAQSSVSARVKALEEDLGIVLFERHARGVRLTEAGRHFVERIAAGIDQLDHAVKTAGMAAAGESGRLRIGIHALIPRSFLAKLIGQYREDHPGVEVEMTEGTARDAVMQLRADRLDVVFVAGTPELPDCHSRHIWTEPLVAVLPERHPFAERSAVTWADLAGETFLVRHGGTGPQVHSHIVLRHAGLWPAPSILRFDVGRGALLSMVGQGFGITIVSAATALLPSTGIVFLPFADEPEPVAFSAVWSPSNRSAALRNLLSLANDMGRQVCTNSVLPRIARA, encoded by the coding sequence ATGATGACCTTAGTTCACACTCTCGCCGTCGCCGAATATCTGAACTTCCGCCACGCCGCCAATGCGCTCGGCGTGGCGCAATCCAGCGTCAGCGCCCGCGTGAAGGCGCTGGAAGAAGACCTTGGCATCGTTCTGTTCGAGCGCCATGCGCGGGGTGTTCGGTTGACCGAGGCGGGACGCCACTTCGTCGAGCGGATAGCCGCAGGCATCGACCAACTCGACCATGCGGTGAAGACCGCCGGCATGGCGGCAGCCGGAGAAAGCGGCCGGCTTCGCATCGGTATCCATGCCCTGATCCCTCGCAGCTTCCTCGCAAAGCTGATCGGCCAATACCGCGAAGACCACCCCGGCGTTGAAGTCGAAATGACCGAAGGTACGGCCCGCGATGCGGTCATGCAGCTTCGCGCCGACCGGCTGGACGTGGTGTTCGTGGCCGGCACGCCCGAGCTGCCCGACTGCCATTCCCGCCACATATGGACCGAACCGCTCGTGGCGGTGTTACCGGAGCGGCATCCGTTCGCCGAGCGGTCGGCCGTTACATGGGCCGATCTGGCGGGCGAGACGTTTCTTGTTCGGCATGGCGGCACTGGCCCGCAAGTTCATAGCCATATCGTGCTGCGCCATGCCGGACTCTGGCCCGCGCCGTCGATCCTGCGCTTCGACGTGGGGCGCGGCGCGCTGCTGTCCATGGTCGGACAGGGCTTCGGTATCACCATCGTCAGTGCGGCCACGGCGCTGTTGCCGTCAACCGGCATTGTCTTCTTGCCCTTCGCCGACGAGCCGGAGCCGGTCGCCTTCTCGGCTGTCTGGTCGCCGTCCAACCGCAGCGCGGCGCTTCGTAACCTGCTCAGTCTCGCCAACGACATGGGCCGGCAGGTCTGCACGAATTCGGTACTGCCACGGATAGCGAGGGCGTGA
- a CDS encoding TrbC/VirB2 family protein: MIRTIPCGYRNLATAAFTVAVSLVLAPAAHASGSSMPWEQPLQQILQSIEGPVAKIIAVIIIIVTGLTLAFGDTSGGFRRLIQIVFGLSIAFAASSFFLSFFSFGGGALV; the protein is encoded by the coding sequence ATGATCCGCACGATTCCGTGCGGCTATCGCAACCTTGCGACCGCCGCATTCACCGTTGCCGTCAGCCTCGTGCTCGCCCCGGCCGCCCATGCGTCTGGTTCGTCGATGCCATGGGAACAGCCCTTGCAGCAAATCCTCCAGTCCATCGAGGGGCCGGTCGCCAAGATCATCGCCGTCATCATCATCATCGTGACCGGCCTCACCCTCGCGTTCGGCGACACCAGCGGCGGCTTCCGTCGCCTGATCCAGATCGTATTCGGCCTGTCCATCGCCTTCGCGGCCAGCTCGTTCTTCTTGAGCTTTTTCAGCTTCGGCGGCGGGGCGCTCGTTTGA
- the trbB gene encoding P-type conjugative transfer ATPase TrbB, with product MTTNHQRPEAIARGARMLRTALGPAIARLLEDPAVVEVMLNPDGRLWIDRLSEGLSDTGERLSAADGERIVRLVAHHVGAEVHARSPRVSAELPESGERFEGLLPPVVAAPTFAIRKPAVAVFSLDDYVAAGIMNADQAETLREAVTARANILVAGGTSTGKTTLTNALLAEVAKTADRVVIIEDTRELQCAAPNLVAMRTKDGVATLSDLVRSSLRLRPDRIPIGEVRGSEALDLLKAWGTGHPGGIGTIHAGTGIGALRRLEQLIQEAVVTVPRALIAETIDLVAVLSGRGSARRLAELARVEGLGPDGDYRITPAIQTSTGESS from the coding sequence ATGACCACCAACCACCAAAGACCGGAAGCCATTGCGCGCGGCGCACGCATGTTGCGCACGGCATTGGGGCCGGCAATCGCGCGACTGCTCGAAGACCCGGCCGTGGTCGAGGTGATGTTGAACCCGGACGGGCGGTTGTGGATCGACCGCCTGTCCGAAGGGCTTTCCGATACGGGCGAGCGCCTGTCCGCCGCCGATGGCGAACGCATCGTTCGGCTGGTCGCGCATCATGTCGGTGCGGAGGTTCACGCCCGCAGCCCTCGCGTCTCGGCCGAGCTGCCGGAGTCGGGCGAAAGATTCGAGGGCCTGCTGCCGCCCGTGGTCGCCGCCCCGACCTTCGCCATCCGCAAGCCCGCCGTCGCCGTGTTCAGCCTCGACGACTATGTGGCCGCCGGCATCATGAACGCCGATCAAGCGGAAACGCTGCGCGAGGCCGTCACGGCCCGCGCCAATATTTTGGTCGCGGGCGGCACCAGCACCGGCAAAACGACTTTGACCAACGCGCTGCTCGCCGAGGTGGCGAAGACGGCGGATCGCGTCGTCATCATCGAGGACACGCGCGAGCTGCAATGCGCCGCGCCCAACCTTGTCGCCATGCGGACGAAAGACGGCGTGGCGACGCTTTCCGATCTGGTCCGTTCCTCGCTGCGCCTGCGCCCCGACCGCATCCCCATCGGCGAGGTGCGCGGATCGGAAGCCCTCGACCTTCTGAAAGCGTGGGGCACCGGCCATCCGGGCGGGATCGGCACCATCCATGCAGGCACCGGCATCGGCGCGCTGCGCCGTCTTGAACAGCTCATCCAAGAGGCTGTCGTCACCGTCCCGCGCGCGCTGATCGCCGAGACTATCGACCTTGTTGCCGTCCTCTCCGGGCGCGGTTCTGCGCGCCGGCTGGCCGAGCTTGCCCGCGTCGAAGGGCTGGGGCCGGACGGCGACTACCGCATCACCCCCGCCATCCAAACCAGCACAGGAGAATCTTCATGA
- a CDS encoding LysR family transcriptional regulator produces MPTTLGSRIPLASLIQTLAVAEYLNFRHAANALGVAQSSVSARVKALEEDLGVLLFERHARGVRLTEAGHHFVERIAAGVDQLDHAVKTAGVAAAGECGRLRIGVHALIPGSFPAELIGQYREDHPGIEVEIAEGTARDAVMQLRANRLDVAFVAGAPELPDCHSRRIWTETLMAVLPEGHCLAGQQAITWADLTGETFLVRHGGTGPQVHDHIVMRFAGRWPSPSIQRFDVGRGTLLSMVGQGFGITLAGAATALLPTTGIVFLPFADEPEPVAFTAVWSPFSRSAALKNLLNLANNIRRFGDSPGQLRSGDHPAGCR; encoded by the coding sequence GTGCCGACCACGCTCGGCTCGCGCATCCCCCTCGCATCGCTGATCCAGACGCTTGCCGTCGCTGAGTATCTGAACTTCCGCCACGCGGCCAATGCGCTCGGCGTAGCGCAATCCAGCGTCAGCGCCCGCGTGAAGGCGCTGGAAGAAGACCTTGGCGTCCTCCTGTTCGAGCGTCACGCGCGCGGCGTCCGACTGACCGAGGCCGGACACCACTTCGTCGAGCGGATAGCGGCAGGCGTCGATCAACTGGACCATGCGGTGAAGACGGCTGGCGTGGCGGCGGCGGGAGAATGTGGCCGCTTGCGCATCGGTGTCCATGCCCTGATTCCGGGTAGCTTCCCCGCCGAGCTGATCGGGCAGTATCGGGAAGACCATCCCGGCATCGAGGTTGAGATTGCCGAGGGCACGGCACGCGATGCGGTCATGCAGCTTCGCGCCAACCGACTGGACGTGGCGTTCGTAGCGGGTGCGCCCGAACTGCCGGACTGCCATTCCCGGCGCATATGGACCGAAACATTGATGGCCGTATTGCCGGAGGGGCATTGCCTTGCTGGACAGCAGGCAATTACTTGGGCCGATCTGACGGGCGAAACGTTCCTTGTTCGTCATGGTGGCACCGGTCCGCAGGTTCACGATCATATCGTGATGCGCTTTGCCGGGCGCTGGCCTTCGCCGTCAATCCAGCGTTTCGATGTGGGGCGCGGCACTCTGTTATCCATGGTTGGACAGGGCTTTGGCATCACCCTCGCCGGAGCGGCCACGGCGCTATTGCCAACAACCGGCATCGTCTTCCTGCCCTTTGCCGATGAGCCAGAGCCGGTCGCCTTTACCGCCGTCTGGTCGCCATTCAGCCGCAGCGCCGCGTTGAAAAACCTGCTCAACCTTGCAAACAATATAAGGCGTTTCGGCGATTCGCCCGGCCAGTTGCGCAGCGGCGATCACCCGGCCGGGTGTCGGTGA
- a CDS encoding helix-turn-helix domain-containing protein — translation MQRTSFLSLECPAARALESVGDWWSILILRDAFQGLSKFDEFEKNLGISANILARRLKHLTAEGLFERQRYNDHPPRFEYVLTDKGRDFYPVAIALFAWGNRNLAPNEIAMRLGDRATGRERNAIIVDADTGEKITPENTVLLAGPAATEETMRVINRVKRISSEKGAE, via the coding sequence ATGCAACGAACAAGCTTTCTGTCATTAGAGTGTCCCGCAGCCCGAGCGCTGGAAAGCGTCGGTGACTGGTGGAGCATCCTGATCCTGCGGGACGCCTTCCAAGGGTTGAGCAAATTCGATGAATTCGAGAAGAATCTCGGTATTTCCGCGAACATTTTGGCGAGGCGATTGAAACATCTCACAGCCGAAGGGTTGTTTGAAAGGCAACGATACAATGATCATCCGCCTCGATTTGAATACGTCCTTACCGACAAGGGGCGAGATTTCTATCCGGTAGCAATCGCCCTGTTTGCATGGGGAAACCGGAACCTTGCGCCCAATGAAATAGCCATGCGCCTTGGCGACAGAGCAACCGGTAGGGAACGAAACGCCATCATAGTCGATGCGGATACTGGAGAAAAAATCACTCCTGAAAACACGGTTCTTCTAGCAGGCCCAGCGGCAACGGAAGAAACGATGCGCGTCATAAACCGCGTGAAGCGGATAAGCTCAGAAAAAGGAGCGGAATAA